A single genomic interval of Musa acuminata AAA Group cultivar baxijiao chromosome BXJ3-4, Cavendish_Baxijiao_AAA, whole genome shotgun sequence harbors:
- the LOC135634736 gene encoding peroxidase 64-like gives MASLVASLFIFSLLRLGDALSVGYYTETCPQAEAAVMEAVKRATANDNTVPAALLRMHFHDCFVRGCDASVLLNSKGNNTAEKDGPPNISLHAFYVIDNAKKAVEKLCPGVVSCADILALAARDAVALSGGPKWEVPKGRKDGRVSKASESTQLPAPTLDFSQLKQIFSQRGLSTKDLVALTGGHTLGFAHCSSFQNRIHNFDATHDVDPSMNSDFAARLRKVCPAHNKVKNAGSAMDSTTTVFDNAYYKLLIQGKGLFSSDEALLTHPKTKQLASKFAASQEEFFEAFVKSMIRMGSIQGGQEVRKDCRVVNQ, from the exons ATGGCTTCACTCGTCGCCTCACTCTTCATCTTCTCCCTTCTTCGTCTGGGTGATGCACTCAGCGTGGGTTACTACACCGAGACTTGCCCGCAGGCGGAGGCGGCCGTGATGGAGGCCGTGAAGCGAGCGACGGCCAATGACAACACTGTTCCTGCAGCGTTGCTTCGGATGCATTTCCATGATTGCTTCGTTCGG GGTTGTGATGCCTCAGTGCTGTTGAACTCCAAGGGGAACAACACTGCGGAGAAGGATGGGCCACCCAACATCTCACTGCATGCATTCTATGTCATAGACAATGCCAAGAAAGCTGTGGAGAAGTTGTGCCCTGGTGTGGTTTCTTGTGCTGATATATTGGCACTGGCTGCCAGAGATGCAGTGGCCCTG TCAGGAGGACCCAAGTGGGAGGTTCCAAAGGGGAGGAAAGATGGAAGGGTTTCCAAGGCCAGTGAGTCAACACAGCTTCCAGCTCCAACCTTGGACTTCTCCCAGCTGAAGCAGATCTTCTCACAGAGGGGACTCTCCACAAAGGATCTTGTAGCACTAACAG GTGGCCACACTTTAGGGTTTGCTCACTGCTCCTCCTTCCAGAATCGGATCCACAACTTCGACGCGACCCACGACGTGGATCCGTCGATGAACTCCGACTTCGCGGCGAGGCTGAGGAAGGTGTGCCCGGCTCACAACAAGGTAAAGAACGCAGGATCAGCCATGGATTCCACCACCACAGTGTTCGACAACGCCTACTACAAGCTGCTCATCCAAGGGAAGGGACTGTTCTCTTCCGACGAAGCTCTTTTGACCCACCCCAAGACCAAACAACTGGCATCCAAGTTTGCTGCTTCGCAAGAAGAGTTCTTCGAGGCTTTTGTCAAGTCCATGATCAGAATGGGAAGCATTCAAGGTGGGCAGGAAGTGAGGAAGGACTGCAGGGTGGTTAATCAGTGA
- the LOC135636646 gene encoding monooxygenase 2-like, with translation MEAVEGIVIVGAGLAGLAAAVGLHRLGVRCLVLESSDTLRAAGFALSTWANAWRALDALGVGDTLRKQHVRLEALVSFSASSGSITSTLAIKESKKRGDDEVRCVRRNLLVEALAKELPQGTIRYSSKVVSMEDAGRFKLLHLADGSTLKAKVLIGCDGINSTVAKWLGLKEPTFSGRYAARGFAMFEEGHGFKPEFAQYFGRGYRAGLLPCDENSMYWFFTWAAGANDEEWNKDVIKVKEFVLSKLKSEKVPQEVLQVIERSELSSVASAHLRYRSPFNLLWGDISRGNVCVTGDAFHPMTPDLGQGGCSALEDGVVLAKCLGEALIGGREGGGEEDEGSRVEAALKKYADARRWRGFELVATGYVIGIVQQGGSWAARLLRDQVLAGALTKKYMSMADFDCGKL, from the exons ATGGAGGCCGTGGAGGGCATCGTCATCGTCGGCGCCGGGCTGGCGGGGCTCGCGGCGGCCGTGGGACTGCACAG GCTCGGGGTGCGCTGTCTGGTGTTGGAGTCATCCGATACCTTGCGGGCTGCTGGCTTCGCCCTGTCGACGTGGGCCAACGCGTGGAGAGCGCTGGACGCTCTCGGCGTCGGAGACACGCTCCGGAAGCAGCACGTCCGGCTCGAAGC GTTGGTCTCTTTCTCTGCGTCTTCTGGGTCAATCACCTCGACATTAGCAATCAAGGAATCAAAGAAACG TGGGGATGACGAGGTTCGTTGCGTCAGAAGAAACCTACTGGTCGAAGCCCTAGCCAAGGAGCTTCCACAAGGTACCATCAGGTACTCGTCCAAGGTGGTCTCCATGGAGGACGCAGGTCGATTCAAACTCCTCCACTTGGCAGATGGATCCACGCTCAAAGCCAAG GTCTTGATCGGCTGCGATGGGATCAACTCCACTGTAGCCAAATGGCTGGGCCTCAAGGAGCCGACCTTCTCCGGGCGCTACGCAGCAAGAGGCTTCGCCATGTTTGAAGAGGGGCACGGATTCAAGCCGGAGTTTGCGCAGTACTTCGGGAGAGGCTATCGAGCAGGGTTGTTGCCCTGCGATGAAAACAGCATGTACTGGTTCTTCACATGGGCTGCCGGAGCAAATG ACGAAGAATGGAACAAAGATGTTATTAAGGTGAAGGAATTTGTACTGAGCAAGCTGAAGAGCGAAAAGGTTCCTCAAGAGGTCTTACAGGTAATAGAGAGGAGCGAGCTGAGCAGCGTAGCGTCCGCTCACTTGAGATACAGATCCCCGTTCAACCTGCTGTGGGGTGACATCAGCAGAGGGAACGTCTGCGTGACCGGGGACGCGTTCCATCCCATGACTCCCGACCTCGGCCAAGGCGGCTGCTCGGCGCTGGAAGACGGAGTTGTTCTGGCCAAGTGCTTAGGCGAAGCTCTCATCGGCGGACGGGAGGGAGGCGGAGAAGAAGACGAAGGCAGCAGGGTCGAGGCAGCACTGAAGAAGTATGCCGACGCCAGGAGATGGAGGGGCTTTGAGCTTGTCGCCACTGGTTATGTGATAGGGATCGTACAACAAGGCGGCAGCTGGGCCGCCCGTCTCCTGAGAGACCAGGTTTTGGCTGGTGCATTGACAAAGAAGTACATGAGTATGGCTGACTTCGATTGTGGCAAACTATGA
- the LOC103974265 gene encoding aspartyl protease family protein 1, giving the protein MARSLHPFHHRYLLFLLIIIGAASTVTVAAALSLDLHHRFSDRVRQWEEDHGLPGAWWPEKGTAEYAAALSPHDRVLHRRSLVDGSVLTFANGNATFWIDLPGFLYYAVVELGTPNMTILVALDTGSSLFWVPCSLTPVNNLEGIYSPGQSSTSQNVPCNSSFCDLRSKCSGANSNCPYFVRYADDSSSLGILVEDVLYLRREDATSKTVEAQITFGCSEYVEGMNMALPYGIFGLGMGNTSVPSILSSKGIILDSFSMCFGVDGIGRINFGDKGSLDQEETPFNIDNRGFYNISITGMEVGNTSIDSDFSVIVDSGTSFTYLPDPVYTKFTESFNAQVQENRRKPDNSLPFEFCYNSSSRYSFQRPNISLIAKGGSKFPVSHPMLMFIERQQNVYICCLAVLKSRGFNIIGQNFMTGLRVVFDREKLSLGWKKFDCYSTENSSTRPLQNLSPAPSPAPSPGVAFEPSTSAEAPNPRSNHTQVVQTPRNRSSRSNSKISIIMSLLFFWAVL; this is encoded by the exons ATGGCCAGGAGTCTCCACCCCTTCCACCACCGctacctcctctttctcctcatcatcatcggcgCGGCCTCTACCGTAACCGTCGCGGCCGCACTCAGCCTCGACTTACACCACCGCTTCTCCGACCGCGTGAGGCAGTGGGAGGAGGACCACGGGCTCCCTGGCGCATGGTGGCCGGAGAAGGGCACCGCCGAGTACGCCGCCGCCCTCTCCCCCCACGACCGCGTCCTTCACCGCCGCTCCCTCGTCGATGGCTCGGTGCTTACCTTCGCTAATGGCAACGCCACCTTCTGGATCGACCTCCCAGGATT CTTATACTATGCGGTCGTTGAGCTGGGGACTCCAAACATGACGATTTTGGTGGCTCTGGACACGGGTAGCTCTCTCTTTTGGGTTCCATGTTCACTGACTCCA GTTAACAATTTGGAGGGTATCTATAGTCCTGGTCAATCATCAACCAGCCAAAATGTTCCCTGCAACAGCAGCTTCTGCGACCTCCGGAGCAAGTGTTCTGGAGCAAACAGTAATTGCCCTTATTTTGTTCGATATGCTGATGATAGTTCATCTTTGGGCATTTTGGTTGAGGACGTCTTATACTTGAGAAGAGAAGATGCTACTTCCAAAACTGTTGAAGCGCAGATCACATTTGG GTGCAGTGAGTATGTGGAAGGTATGAACATGGCATTACCCTAtggtatctttgggcttggtatgGGAAATACTTCTGTGCCTAGCATTTTGTCAAGTAAAGGAATCATATTAGACTCTTTTTCCATGTGTTTTGGAGTTGATGGGATTGGGAGAATCAATTTTGGAGATAAAGGTAGCTTAGACCAAGAAGAGACACCATTTAATATTGACAACAGAGG CTTTTATAATATCAGCATAACCGGAATGGAAGTGGGCAATACTTCAATTGATTCAGATTTTAGCGTTATAGTTGATTCTGGCACCTCGTTCACATACTTACCTGATCCAGTTTATACAAAATTCACTGAAAGT TTCAATGCACAGGTACAGGAGAACCGACGCAAACCTGATAATAGTCTACCTTTTGAGTTTTGTTATAATTCAAG CTCAAGATATAGTTTTCAGCGGCCTAATATAAGTCTAATAGCAAAAGGTGGAAGCAAGTTTCCTGTCAGTCATCCGATGCTAATGTTCATAGAG AGGCAgcaaaatgtatatatatgttgccTGGCAGTTCTCAAGAGTCGTGGATTTAATATAATCGGGC aAAATTTCATGACAGGCCTCCGCGTTGTCTTTGACCGAGAGAAGCTGAGTTTGGGTTGGAAGAAATTTGATT GTTATAGTACTGAAAATTCCAGCACTAGGCCTCTTCAAAATCTCTCTCCTGCACCCTCTCCAGCACCTTCCCCAGGAGTAGCCTTTGAACCAAGCACTTCTGCAGAAGCCCCAAATCCAAGGAGCAACCATACTCAGGTTGTACAGACACCTCGTAATCGTTCATCACGTTCGAACTCTAAGATCAGTATCATCATGTCTCTTCTATTCTTTTGGGCGGTTCTCTGA
- the LOC103974262 gene encoding chloroplast protein FOR GROWTH AND FERTILITY 2: MERLISSSSSSSSSSSIPSRTAALPQIPRLRSLLRLRSPADLKFGPWLTPRRDLKPPPVLVSKQKGPPLAVRWAQGEPRPAQLRDQFSGGREGGGGTVLDVVLLRKVARSAVIVLSAIVMAIIHPILAQPSFATVQSAAKPAGQLIRTELLTSAWTGFFAGCLHTLSGPDHLAALAPLSIGRSRIESAIVGALWGCGHDAGQVIFGLLFLTLKDRLHIEIIRTWGTRVVGFTLLIIGALGIREASEVPTPCVALDNGECLAEPLDASSSGKKQIGFATFATGIVHGLQPDALMMILPALALPSRVAGAAFLCMFLVGTVFAMGSYTVFIGTCTEALKERVPRITEKLTWAASLVAISMGLAILISQFFGFSLY; this comes from the exons ATGGAGAGGcttatctcctcctcctcctcctcctcctcctcctcctctatccCATCTCGGACAGCGGCTCTCCCGCAGATCCCCAGGCTTCGTTCTTTGCTCCGCCTTCGGTCCCCCGCCGATCTAAAGTTCGGCCCTTGGTTGACGCCGCGTCGGGATCTGAAGCCCCCGCCCGTGCTCGTCTCCAAGCAAAAAGGGCCGCCTCTTGCTGTCCGTTGGGCACAGGGGGAGCCACGGCCAGCTCAGCTACGTGACCAATTCTCCGGAGgacgagaaggaggaggaggaacagtATTGGATGTGGTTTTACTTCGAAAG GTTGCTCGCTCTGCTGTAATTGTCCTTTCAGCAATTGTAATGGCAATAATCCATCCGATTCTGGCACAACCCTCTTTTGCGACAGTGCAATCTGCTGCCAAACCGGCTGGACAACTTATTAGAACTGAGTTGTTAACTAGTGCTTGGACTGGCTTTTTTGCTGGTTGCTTGCACACATTATCCGGCCCTGACCATCTTGCTGCCTTAGCTCCATTATCCATTGGAAGATCAAGGATAGAGAGTGCTATAGTTGGAGCCCTTTGGGGATGTGGCCACGATGCTGGTCAAGTGATTTTTGGTTTGCTGTTTCTCACGCTCAAAGATCGTCTACACATTGAGATCATCCGCACATGGGGAACCAGAGTTGTCGGTTTTACTCTGCTCATCATAGGTGCTCTTGGAATCAGGGAGGCATCCGAGGTGCCTACTCCCTGTGTTGCTCTAGATAACGGGGAGTGCCTTGCGGAGCCGTTAGATGCCAGCTCCAGTGGGAAGAAACAGATTGGATTCGCAACTTTTGCCACCGGCATTGTGCACGGTCTACAGCCCGATGCACTCATGATGATCTTGCCAGCACTGGCGCTTCCATCACGCGTGGCTGGCGCCGCTTTCTTATGCATGTTTCTCGTCGGCACCGTGTTTGCAATGGGGAGTTACACAGTATTCATCGGAACATGCACAGAAGCACTGAAAGAAAGGGTTCCTAGGATCACAGAGAAACTAACATGGGCTGCTTCACTCGTAGCAATATCCATGGGACTTGCTATTCTAATTAGCCAGTTCTTTGGCTTCAGCCTGTATTGA